The following are encoded in a window of Chloroflexia bacterium SDU3-3 genomic DNA:
- a CDS encoding dipeptide ABC transporter ATP-binding protein, protein MTTQTNGAGESAAPSGETLLEVRDLKMHFPVNKGIIVQRQVGAVKAVDGVSFDVHRGETLGLVGESGCGKSTTGRAILQLYRPTSGEVLFQGTDLTKLKGAEMRKMRRKVQMIFQDPYASLNPRMTVGDIVAEPLRVHNLRQGKDVNTRVQELLELVGLNPYFVNRYPHEFSGGQRQRIGVARALAVEPDFIVCDEPVSALDVSIQAQVINLLEDLQEKLGLTYLFIAHGLAVVKHISDRVAVMYLGKVVELAEGSKLYSAPMHPYTQALLSAVPIPDPQVEKQRKRIILEGDVPSPLNPPSGCRFHTRCPIAIDQCKVEEPPFVNYGDGHFAACWRARESAEVLPATMVSESSISTAPKA, encoded by the coding sequence ATGACCACACAGACAAACGGGGCGGGCGAGAGTGCAGCGCCGTCCGGCGAGACCCTTCTCGAGGTGCGCGATCTGAAGATGCACTTCCCCGTCAATAAGGGCATTATTGTGCAGCGCCAGGTGGGGGCGGTGAAGGCCGTAGATGGCGTGAGCTTCGATGTGCATCGCGGCGAGACCCTGGGCCTGGTGGGCGAGTCGGGCTGCGGCAAGTCGACCACGGGCCGCGCCATCCTGCAGCTCTACCGCCCCACCAGCGGCGAGGTGCTGTTCCAGGGCACCGATCTGACGAAGCTGAAGGGCGCAGAGATGCGCAAGATGCGCCGCAAGGTGCAGATGATCTTCCAGGATCCCTACGCCTCGCTCAACCCGCGCATGACCGTGGGCGATATCGTGGCCGAGCCGCTGCGGGTGCACAACCTGCGCCAGGGCAAGGATGTGAACACCCGCGTGCAGGAGCTGCTGGAGCTGGTGGGCCTGAACCCCTATTTCGTGAACCGCTACCCCCACGAGTTCTCGGGCGGCCAGCGCCAGCGCATCGGCGTGGCCCGCGCCCTGGCCGTCGAGCCAGATTTCATCGTCTGCGACGAGCCGGTGTCGGCGCTCGACGTGTCGATCCAGGCCCAGGTGATCAACCTGCTGGAGGATCTGCAGGAGAAGCTGGGCCTGACCTACCTGTTCATCGCCCACGGCCTGGCGGTGGTGAAGCACATCAGCGACCGCGTGGCGGTGATGTACCTGGGCAAGGTGGTGGAGCTGGCCGAGGGCAGCAAGCTGTACTCGGCACCCATGCACCCCTACACCCAGGCGCTGCTCTCGGCGGTGCCCATCCCCGACCCGCAGGTCGAGAAGCAGCGCAAGCGCATCATCCTGGAGGGTGATGTGCCCAGCCCGCTGAACCCGCCGAGCGGCTGCCGCTTCCACACGCGCTGCCCGATCGCGATCGACCAGTGCAAGGTGGAGGAGCCGCCGTTTGTGAACTATGGCGATGGCCACTTTGCGGCCTGCTGGCGCGCCCGCGAGTCGGCGGAGGTGCTGCCCGCCACCATGGTCTCCGAGTCTTCGATCTCGACTGCGCCCAAGGCGTAG
- a CDS encoding ABC transporter permease, with the protein MATDARALSQPNFVQAERKPRSLWRDAWRRLTNNKAAVAGMVFIALMILVAIFADHLTPYNPVHQESGNSLRPPMWVNTGNPATSGSPAYPLGTDALGRDLLTRLIFGTRVSLIVGLIPTTFVLLIGVTVGLIAGFVGGFTDNFLMRLTDIVTAFPDLLFLITVNVAFRETAIGQTFNGLLLVFLALAAVGWTGLARLVRGQVLSLKQKEFIEAARTIGVSRRNILFKHLLPNALAPVIVSLSFAIPGAILSEATLTVIGVGMRPSVDEANPFPTSWGVLLNDGYASITSNPWPLVFPVICISLTMLAFTSIGDGLRDALDPRDS; encoded by the coding sequence ATGGCAACAGACGCACGGGCGCTCTCTCAACCGAACTTTGTACAGGCCGAGCGCAAGCCTCGCAGCCTCTGGCGCGACGCGTGGCGGCGGCTCACCAATAACAAGGCCGCCGTGGCCGGCATGGTCTTCATCGCTCTGATGATCCTGGTGGCGATCTTCGCCGACCACCTGACGCCCTACAACCCGGTGCACCAGGAGTCGGGCAATAGCCTGCGCCCGCCCATGTGGGTGAATACCGGCAACCCCGCCACCTCGGGCAGCCCGGCCTACCCGCTGGGCACCGACGCCCTGGGCCGCGACCTGCTGACCCGCCTGATCTTCGGCACCCGCGTGTCGCTGATCGTGGGCCTCATCCCCACCACCTTCGTGCTGCTGATCGGCGTGACGGTGGGCCTGATCGCGGGCTTCGTGGGCGGCTTCACCGACAACTTCTTGATGCGGCTTACCGATATCGTCACCGCCTTCCCCGACCTGCTGTTCCTGATCACCGTGAACGTGGCCTTCCGCGAGACGGCGATCGGCCAGACCTTCAACGGCCTGCTGCTGGTGTTCCTGGCGCTGGCGGCGGTGGGCTGGACGGGCCTAGCCCGCCTGGTGCGCGGTCAGGTGCTCTCGCTCAAGCAGAAGGAGTTTATCGAGGCGGCCCGCACCATCGGCGTGTCGCGGCGCAACATCCTGTTCAAGCACCTGCTGCCGAACGCGCTTGCGCCGGTGATCGTCTCGCTGTCGTTCGCCATCCCGGGGGCCATCCTCTCCGAGGCCACCCTCACCGTGATCGGCGTGGGCATGCGCCCCTCGGTGGATGAGGCCAACCCCTTCCCCACCAGCTGGGGCGTGCTGCTCAACGATGGCTACGCCAGCATCACATCCAACCCGTGGCCGCTGGTCTTCCCGGTGATCTGCATCTCGCTGACGATGCTGGCCTTCACCTCGATCGGCGATGGCCTGCGCGATGCGCTCGACCCGCGTGACTCCTAA
- a CDS encoding ABC transporter ATP-binding protein, with the protein MPLLEVRNLETQFKTQDGVVKAVNNVSFSVDRGETLGIVGESGSGKSVTSLSIMRLIPNPPGKITGGSIIFDGEDLLEKSEDEMRKIRGNRIAMIFQDPMTSLNPVLTIGRQITESLELHMKMNGREARNRATELLGMVGIPSPGRRLDDYPHQFSGGMRQRVMIAMALSCNPELLIADEPTTALDVTIQAQILELINRLKSELGTAVIIITHDLGVVAGMADRVQVMYAGRVVEEGPTQQIFANPRMPYTIGLLRSIPRLDERDGRKLNPIRGLPPDLITLPQICPFSARCDYFVPGRCDAEVPALRTVESNHNAACLFDITLETPIPESAATTEAL; encoded by the coding sequence ATGCCACTACTTGAAGTTCGCAACCTGGAGACCCAGTTTAAAACCCAGGATGGCGTGGTGAAGGCCGTGAACAACGTGTCCTTCAGCGTCGACCGTGGCGAGACCCTCGGGATCGTCGGTGAGTCTGGCTCGGGCAAGAGCGTGACCTCGCTGTCGATCATGCGCCTCATCCCCAACCCGCCCGGCAAGATCACCGGCGGCAGCATCATCTTCGACGGCGAGGATCTGCTGGAGAAAAGCGAGGACGAGATGCGCAAGATCCGGGGCAACCGGATCGCCATGATCTTCCAGGACCCCATGACCTCGCTCAACCCGGTGCTCACCATCGGTCGCCAGATCACCGAGTCGCTTGAGCTGCACATGAAGATGAACGGGCGCGAGGCCCGCAACCGCGCCACCGAGCTGCTGGGCATGGTCGGCATCCCCTCGCCGGGCCGCCGCCTGGATGACTACCCCCACCAGTTCTCTGGCGGCATGCGCCAGCGCGTGATGATCGCCATGGCGCTCTCGTGCAACCCCGAGCTGCTGATCGCCGATGAGCCGACCACCGCGCTCGATGTGACGATCCAGGCCCAGATCCTTGAGCTGATCAACCGCCTGAAGAGCGAGCTGGGCACCGCCGTGATCATCATCACCCACGACCTGGGGGTGGTGGCCGGCATGGCCGACCGCGTGCAGGTGATGTACGCTGGCCGCGTGGTGGAGGAAGGCCCCACCCAGCAGATCTTCGCGAACCCGCGCATGCCCTACACCATCGGCCTGCTGCGCTCCATCCCACGCCTCGATGAGCGGGATGGCCGCAAACTTAACCCCATCCGGGGCCTTCCGCCGGATCTTATCACGCTGCCCCAGATCTGCCCCTTCAGCGCGCGCTGCGACTACTTCGTGCCGGGCCGCTGCGACGCCGAGGTGCCCGCGCTGCGCACCGTGGAGTCGAACCATAACGCCGCGTGCCTGTTCGATATCACCCTGGAGACGCCCATCCCCGAGAGCGCCGCGACCACCGAGGCACTCTAG
- a CDS encoding ABC transporter permease — MTAYIIRRLLWFIPVLVVVGLVTFTMAQITPGGPFDRNPEQGRRMNPGTERVLRAKFGMDLPVWRQFLRYMFFDVEKDTKTGQNKVVWGAISGNLGPTYRSQGRRTVQDEIFKGTKEKPSKFYYSARLGIQAFIFALLIGVPLGVLAALKQNTWIDYIVLFTATAFYSLSSLILGYLLLLVFASWLNWFTVLSNWDDPIRPWILPTLTLGLSSMGYIARIARSSVLEVKRQDYVRTARAKGLADMRVVWGHIVKNALLPIITISGPMLAGLVTGTLFTELIFQVPGMGRDFVAAVGARDYSMILGMTLFYCFILILMNLIVDLLYGVADPRISLS, encoded by the coding sequence ATGACGGCATATATTATTCGTCGCCTGCTATGGTTTATACCTGTGCTGGTCGTGGTCGGTCTGGTCACATTCACCATGGCGCAGATCACCCCTGGCGGGCCTTTTGATCGCAACCCCGAGCAGGGGCGCAGAATGAACCCCGGCACCGAGCGTGTCCTCCGCGCAAAATTTGGCATGGATCTGCCGGTCTGGCGGCAGTTTCTGCGCTACATGTTCTTTGATGTAGAGAAAGATACCAAGACTGGCCAGAACAAGGTGGTGTGGGGCGCGATCAGCGGCAACCTTGGGCCGACCTACCGCTCGCAGGGCCGCCGCACCGTCCAGGATGAGATCTTCAAAGGGACAAAAGAGAAGCCAAGCAAGTTCTACTACTCGGCGCGTCTGGGCATCCAGGCATTTATTTTTGCGCTGCTGATAGGCGTTCCGCTGGGGGTTCTGGCTGCTCTGAAACAAAATACTTGGATTGACTATATTGTTCTGTTTACTGCCACCGCCTTCTACTCGCTCTCATCGCTGATCTTGGGATACCTGCTGCTGCTGGTGTTTGCCAGCTGGCTCAATTGGTTCACGGTGCTCTCCAACTGGGATGACCCGATACGCCCGTGGATCTTGCCCACGCTCACGCTGGGCCTCAGCTCTATGGGCTATATCGCCAGGATCGCCCGCAGCAGCGTGCTTGAGGTGAAGCGCCAGGATTACGTGCGCACGGCGCGCGCCAAGGGCCTGGCCGACATGCGCGTGGTCTGGGGCCACATCGTGAAGAACGCGCTGCTGCCGATCATCACCATTTCCGGCCCGATGCTGGCCGGCCTGGTGACCGGCACGCTGTTCACCGAGCTAATCTTCCAGGTGCCCGGCATGGGCCGCGACTTTGTGGCGGCGGTGGGCGCGCGCGACTACTCGATGATCCTGGGCATGACCCTGTTCTACTGCTTCATCCTGATCCTGATGAATCTGATCGTCGATCTGCTGTACGGCGTGGCCGACCCGCGCATCTCACTCTCGTAG
- a CDS encoding extracellular solute-binding protein translates to MAVSHHVRSALLLFVLLAALSGCAGGGAGPAPASTSQPAASATLVLWHGLAGAQRQALARLVSRYNQQHPASRVFAQSVPLASLSGDMRAASAAGSAPHMVLLPSNMVGALADDVLLPLDALVGEDAQRGLVPAALGAARATGRDGKLHLYGQPVAFDTLALLYNRANVLAVPATTADMLDLAHGLSDPSAAPPRWGLALNLSVEATIGYLYAFDGRLFDDAGGVALASSGRAGAERWLAWVAGLNADQRAMARPYSNIEIDRAIKNGQVMMTFGWAHQLADYRQLWGDQLGVAALPALSETGRAPVPYVQSTVLGISARASAADQRAAAEFLAYMASDEAQRELLGAGMQPASSALKLDGDDALLAAARVFRQQAEAGQPLPNTPSQDALRDEVWQMQRQVLEGRMPPADAVSAADARLRQVLGQ, encoded by the coding sequence GTGGCTGTTTCCCACCATGTCCGATCTGCCTTGCTGCTGTTTGTGCTGCTCGCCGCGCTGTCGGGCTGCGCGGGTGGGGGCGCTGGCCCGGCCCCGGCCAGCACCAGCCAGCCCGCCGCCAGCGCCACGCTGGTGCTGTGGCACGGGCTGGCGGGGGCGCAGCGGCAGGCGCTGGCCCGCCTGGTGAGCCGCTACAACCAGCAGCACCCGGCCAGCCGCGTGTTTGCGCAGTCGGTGCCGCTGGCCTCGTTGTCGGGCGACATGCGGGCGGCTAGCGCGGCGGGCAGCGCGCCGCACATGGTGCTGCTGCCCAGCAATATGGTGGGCGCACTGGCGGATGATGTGCTGCTGCCGCTGGATGCGCTGGTGGGCGAGGATGCCCAGCGGGGGCTGGTGCCTGCGGCGCTGGGCGCGGCCAGGGCCACAGGGCGCGATGGTAAGCTGCACCTGTACGGCCAGCCGGTGGCCTTCGATACGCTGGCGCTGCTCTACAACCGCGCGAATGTGCTGGCCGTGCCCGCCACCACCGCCGACATGCTCGATCTGGCCCACGGCCTGAGCGACCCGAGCGCCGCGCCGCCGCGCTGGGGGCTGGCGCTGAACCTGTCGGTCGAGGCCACGATCGGCTACCTCTACGCCTTCGATGGGCGGCTGTTCGATGACGCGGGCGGGGTGGCGCTGGCCAGCAGCGGGCGGGCGGGGGCCGAGCGCTGGCTGGCCTGGGTGGCTGGCCTGAACGCCGACCAGCGGGCGATGGCGCGACCCTACAGCAATATCGAGATCGACCGCGCGATCAAGAACGGCCAGGTGATGATGACCTTCGGCTGGGCGCACCAGCTGGCCGACTACCGCCAGCTATGGGGTGACCAGCTGGGGGTGGCCGCGCTGCCCGCGCTCAGCGAGACGGGGCGTGCGCCGGTGCCGTATGTGCAGAGCACGGTGCTGGGCATCTCGGCTCGGGCCAGCGCCGCCGACCAGCGGGCCGCCGCCGAGTTCCTGGCCTACATGGCCAGCGACGAGGCCCAGCGCGAGCTGCTGGGCGCGGGGATGCAGCCCGCCAGCTCGGCGCTGAAGCTGGATGGCGACGACGCGCTGCTGGCGGCGGCCAGGGTGTTCCGCCAGCAGGCCGAGGCGGGCCAGCCGCTGCCCAACACGCCCAGCCAGGATGCGCTGCGCGACGAGGTGTGGCAGATGCAGCGCCAGGTGCTGGAGGGCCGCATGCCGCCCGCCGACGCGGTGAGCGCCGCCGATGCGCGGCTGCGGCAGGTGCTGGGGCAGTAG